Genomic window (Herpetosiphonaceae bacterium):
TTAGGTCAGCACCAGCTCAATTTGATCCAATAGCTCCTGAATTTCAAACGGTTTGAGCAACAGCGCGACCGCGCCGATCTGATCGACCGCCATCTCCGCCGCCTGCTGGCGCTTCGCCGTGATCACGATCACCGGCGGCAGCGCACAGTCCGGGTGATCGAGCCGAGCGATTAACTCTTCGCCTCGCATGTCGGACAACTGCAAATCGAGCAAGATCAGATCCGGGCATGGC
Coding sequences:
- a CDS encoding response regulator is translated as PCPDLILLDLQLSDMRGEELIARLDHPDCALPPVIVITAKRQQAAEMAVDQIGAVALLLKPFEIQELLDQIELVLT